One window of the Labilibaculum sp. genome contains the following:
- a CDS encoding 2Fe-2S iron-sulfur cluster-binding protein produces MPKLTIDNIAINVPEGTTVLNAARSIGIEIPSMCYFEGCSNHPTCMVCMVRNNKNQQMLPSCATVATEGMDLASDDAEVFEARKEAIELLLSDHVGDCEAPCRVACPAYMDIPKMNRFIAAGKFGEALKIVKEEIALPGILGHICSAPCEKVCRRKDVDQAVSICLLKRISADEEESFYFPDKREASGKKVAVIGSGPAGLSAAYHLVKDGHACELFEKENRLGGSLLESIEKGDLPEDILTREIEILKQFGVVFLIGQKIEKENWEQIKSGFDAVILATGSGLENVEELGLKSAKAGLWVDDNTFAADQTGIFATGSAIRAQKMAVKAVAMGKETAWSVDEFLRNGEGKATKRAFNSRFGTLRKEELSEYLKESVSGDRVEAKSDKGFTKEEAMQEAARCLHCDCRKLDNCKLRVCADTHNADRRRFSFGERNSVVKYFDHERIIYEPEKCIKCGLCIEIAGKHKEETGLTNIGRGFTVKVSVPFNQSINKALTVAAKECAMACPTGALSLRSN; encoded by the coding sequence ATGCCAAAACTGACAATAGACAATATAGCCATCAATGTTCCCGAAGGAACAACTGTTCTGAATGCCGCACGTTCTATCGGAATTGAGATTCCCAGTATGTGCTATTTCGAGGGATGCAGCAATCATCCTACCTGCATGGTTTGCATGGTGCGAAACAACAAGAATCAGCAAATGCTTCCTTCCTGTGCTACCGTTGCAACCGAAGGAATGGATTTGGCGAGTGATGATGCAGAGGTGTTTGAAGCACGAAAAGAAGCCATCGAATTGTTGTTGAGCGATCATGTTGGCGATTGCGAGGCGCCTTGTCGCGTAGCTTGTCCGGCGTATATGGACATTCCGAAAATGAACAGATTCATTGCAGCGGGTAAATTCGGTGAGGCTTTGAAGATTGTAAAAGAGGAAATTGCTCTTCCGGGGATTTTAGGACACATCTGTTCTGCTCCTTGTGAGAAAGTTTGCCGGCGTAAGGATGTCGATCAGGCGGTTTCCATTTGTCTCTTGAAGCGAATTTCTGCAGATGAAGAGGAGTCTTTCTATTTTCCTGATAAGAGAGAAGCAAGTGGTAAAAAGGTTGCGGTTATTGGTTCCGGTCCGGCCGGATTATCGGCAGCCTATCATTTGGTAAAAGATGGACATGCCTGCGAGCTATTCGAGAAAGAAAATCGCTTGGGAGGAAGTTTGCTTGAATCTATCGAAAAAGGGGACTTGCCTGAAGATATCCTGACAAGGGAAATAGAAATACTAAAACAATTTGGTGTGGTTTTTCTCATCGGTCAAAAAATTGAAAAAGAGAACTGGGAACAGATCAAATCAGGCTTTGATGCTGTAATTCTGGCAACAGGAAGTGGTCTTGAAAATGTGGAGGAATTAGGTTTAAAGTCAGCGAAGGCTGGCTTGTGGGTAGACGACAACACGTTCGCTGCCGATCAGACAGGAATATTTGCTACAGGAAGTGCAATCCGTGCTCAAAAAATGGCGGTAAAAGCGGTTGCTATGGGAAAAGAAACAGCATGGTCGGTAGATGAGTTTTTACGAAATGGAGAAGGGAAAGCAACAAAGCGGGCATTCAATTCACGATTTGGAACACTGCGAAAAGAAGAGCTGAGTGAGTATTTGAAAGAGTCTGTTTCGGGTGATCGTGTGGAGGCAAAATCCGATAAGGGATTTACGAAAGAGGAAGCTATGCAGGAAGCGGCCAGATGTTTGCATTGCGATTGCCGTAAATTGGATAATTGCAAGCTTCGTGTTTGTGCAGACACACATAATGCTGATCGCAGACGGTTTTCATTTGGCGAACGAAACAGTGTGGTGAAGTATTTCGATCATGAAAGGATTATTTACGAACCCGAAAAGTGCATTAAGTGCGGACTTTGTATAGAAATTGCAGGCAAACACAAGGAGGAAACAGGCTTAACCAATATCGGACGGGGATTTACCGTTAAAGTATCGGTACCTTTTAATCAAAGCATTAACAAAGCGTTGACTGTTGCAGCAAAAGAATGTGCAATGGCTTGTCCTACGGGAGCTTTATCGCTTCGCTCCAATTAG
- a CDS encoding 4Fe-4S binding protein, translating to MKKSLAFISLLIFFVGMEFAAFSQQQRFPKPEFESGYTQPVTSMPVPRDGMFALLDVLVLIAALSLITWFILKKRSRTGVVAVSIFSILYFGFFREGCVCSVGSVQNVVLALFNPGYHIPLSALAFFVIPLIYTLFFGRTFCAGVCPLGAVQDVFLMRPVTLKKWLQKVLGLIPFIYLGLSVLYAATATDFIICRYDPFVGIFRFNATFFMFAIGAAFLLISIFIARPYCRFFCPYGVILNLVSRVSKNHLTITPSNCIQCKLCGSSCPLDAINKPVEVKQMEDKRSATRRFILLSLIIPALMIVGGWTGANFHENLAKVNSKVRLADELVHFDSKTMKESLEIEGFRTSGKPVEQLYLEAAEIVKKFYYGGWILGTFIGLVIGLALSGLTTYRYREDYTPDKGDCVSCARCLKYCPVEK from the coding sequence ATGAAGAAAAGCTTAGCCTTTATCTCTTTACTGATATTTTTTGTAGGAATGGAATTTGCAGCCTTTTCACAACAGCAGCGTTTCCCTAAACCCGAATTTGAATCAGGTTACACACAGCCGGTTACATCAATGCCGGTACCACGTGATGGAATGTTCGCTTTATTGGATGTATTGGTGTTAATTGCAGCTCTTAGCCTGATTACCTGGTTTATCTTAAAGAAAAGATCGAGAACCGGAGTCGTTGCAGTATCCATTTTTTCCATTTTATATTTTGGTTTTTTCAGGGAAGGATGTGTCTGTTCTGTGGGTTCCGTTCAGAATGTTGTTCTGGCCTTATTCAATCCTGGTTATCACATTCCTTTATCTGCTTTGGCATTTTTTGTGATTCCTTTAATTTATACATTGTTTTTCGGCAGAACATTTTGTGCCGGTGTTTGTCCGCTCGGAGCAGTGCAAGATGTCTTTTTGATGCGTCCTGTGACTTTAAAAAAGTGGTTGCAGAAAGTATTGGGTTTGATTCCATTCATCTATTTGGGATTATCTGTTTTATATGCAGCTACAGCAACCGATTTTATCATTTGCAGGTACGATCCTTTTGTAGGAATTTTCAGATTCAATGCAACATTTTTCATGTTTGCCATCGGAGCAGCTTTTCTACTAATCAGCATTTTTATAGCAAGACCTTATTGTCGGTTTTTCTGTCCTTATGGTGTGATTTTGAATTTAGTGAGCAGAGTTTCCAAAAATCATTTGACCATAACACCTTCCAATTGCATTCAATGCAAACTTTGCGGGAGCTCATGTCCTTTGGATGCAATTAACAAACCTGTTGAGGTGAAACAGATGGAAGACAAGAGATCTGCCACGCGCAGATTTATTTTGCTCAGTTTAATCATTCCGGCATTAATGATTGTTGGTGGATGGACTGGAGCAAATTTCCATGAAAATCTGGCAAAAGTAAACTCGAAAGTACGTTTGGCAGATGAGTTGGTGCATTTCGATTCCAAAACCATGAAAGAAAGTCTGGAAATTGAAGGATTCAGAACTTCGGGGAAACCAGTAGAACAATTGTATTTGGAAGCTGCCGAAATTGTAAAGAAGTTTTATTATGGCGGTTGGATATTGGGTACTTTCATTGGTTTGGTTATCGGTTTGGCTTTATCCGGATTAACAACCTACCGATATCGTGAAGATTATACACCAGACAAAGGTGACTGTGTAAGTTGTGCACGTTGTTTAAAATATTGTCCTGTAGAAAAATAA
- a CDS encoding NAD(P)H-dependent oxidoreductase subunit E, with translation MEKIIDFVDGVVAEIGKEPDKVISILQAIQGKYNYLPESALKRVCETTTITEAQITGISTFYSQFRHQPVGKHIIRVCVGTACHVKGAKQVYDGFRRELGLEKGVDTDTENLFTVEEVACLGCCTLAPVVQIDDVTYGHVETGKVAEIIEDFKNLAPSTEKIVREVTEEGISQGEIRIGLGSCCIASGSSGVKEELERTLAENKIKVDVKQVGCVGVCNQVPMMEIHKNGEEAAYYTKINANEVGDIIEKHFRSESWMSRFKNRFYNYAENLTFSDIPKSSNRYNANEEHTPIAEFLKGQVNIATEYRGEIKPSDFEEYLTKHGFEAFKKCLNGISADEIISEIEKSGLKGRGGAGFPSAIKWKMVQNAKSDQKYIICNGDEGDPGAFMDRMLLESYPFRIIEGILIGAYAVGATEGRLYIRAEYPLAVKRIKEGLEICKSKGLLGKNILGSDFSFELKVFEGAGAFVCGEETALIASIEGKRGIPQLRPPYPAEKGLWDKPTLINNTETFSLIPYIIRNGAEAFSKIGTEKSKGTKVFALAGKINRGGLIEVPMGITIKQIIEEIGGGIANGKQFKAVQIGGPSGGCIPASMSDTAIDFDSLKEVGAMMGSGGLIVLDESDCMVDIAHYFLSFTQEESCGRCTFCRIGTQRMLEILAKIKTGKGKLSDLDLLEQLAINTQKGSICGLGRTAPNPVLSTLKYFRHEYEAHINGKCPSGKCEELIRYEINNNCTGCTKCAQRCPVDAIEAKPYELHEVDNELCIKCDICKQICPVDAVEIK, from the coding sequence ATGGAGAAGATAATCGATTTTGTTGATGGAGTTGTTGCTGAAATTGGAAAAGAGCCTGATAAGGTGATTTCAATTTTACAGGCTATTCAAGGGAAATATAACTATTTGCCTGAATCTGCTTTGAAAAGGGTATGTGAAACTACAACAATTACTGAAGCTCAAATTACAGGTATTTCAACTTTCTATTCTCAGTTTCGTCATCAGCCGGTGGGGAAACACATCATTCGGGTTTGTGTGGGCACTGCCTGCCATGTAAAAGGAGCAAAGCAGGTATACGATGGTTTTCGCCGGGAATTAGGATTGGAAAAAGGCGTAGATACCGATACTGAAAATCTTTTTACGGTAGAGGAAGTTGCCTGTTTAGGCTGCTGCACTCTTGCTCCCGTGGTTCAGATTGATGATGTTACTTACGGTCATGTTGAAACTGGTAAAGTCGCTGAAATTATAGAGGATTTTAAAAATCTGGCACCAAGCACAGAGAAGATTGTGAGAGAAGTGACTGAAGAAGGAATCTCTCAGGGTGAAATTCGAATTGGATTGGGATCATGTTGCATTGCCAGTGGCAGCTCAGGAGTGAAAGAAGAGTTGGAAAGGACATTGGCCGAGAACAAAATTAAAGTAGATGTGAAACAGGTTGGTTGTGTTGGAGTATGCAATCAGGTTCCCATGATGGAAATCCATAAAAATGGAGAAGAAGCAGCTTACTACACGAAAATCAATGCAAATGAAGTTGGCGATATTATCGAAAAACACTTTCGCTCGGAGAGTTGGATGAGTCGTTTCAAAAATCGCTTTTACAATTACGCTGAGAACCTTACTTTTTCAGATATCCCTAAGAGTTCGAACCGATACAATGCAAATGAAGAACATACACCAATTGCGGAGTTTTTGAAAGGGCAGGTAAACATTGCAACAGAATACCGGGGAGAGATAAAACCTTCCGATTTTGAAGAATACCTTACGAAACATGGTTTCGAAGCCTTTAAGAAATGCCTGAACGGGATTTCTGCAGATGAGATTATTTCGGAAATTGAAAAAAGCGGACTGAAAGGTCGTGGTGGTGCAGGTTTTCCTTCGGCGATCAAATGGAAAATGGTTCAGAATGCAAAGTCTGATCAAAAATACATCATTTGTAATGGTGATGAAGGAGATCCGGGTGCTTTTATGGATCGAATGCTGCTGGAATCTTATCCGTTCCGAATTATTGAAGGGATATTAATTGGTGCTTATGCCGTAGGAGCAACCGAAGGCAGACTTTACATACGGGCAGAATATCCGCTTGCAGTAAAACGGATTAAGGAAGGTTTGGAAATTTGCAAAAGCAAAGGATTGCTTGGGAAAAACATTTTAGGTTCCGATTTTTCATTTGAACTGAAAGTATTTGAGGGAGCTGGAGCTTTTGTGTGTGGTGAAGAGACTGCATTAATTGCATCCATTGAAGGCAAACGGGGAATTCCGCAGTTGCGGCCACCGTATCCGGCAGAAAAAGGATTGTGGGATAAACCCACTCTAATCAATAATACAGAAACATTCTCTTTGATTCCATACATTATTCGGAATGGTGCGGAAGCTTTTAGTAAAATTGGAACGGAAAAAAGCAAGGGAACGAAGGTGTTTGCCTTAGCCGGAAAAATCAACAGAGGAGGATTGATTGAAGTTCCTATGGGAATTACGATCAAGCAAATTATAGAAGAAATTGGCGGAGGCATTGCCAACGGGAAGCAATTTAAAGCTGTTCAAATTGGCGGTCCGTCGGGGGGCTGCATTCCTGCTTCCATGTCCGACACGGCAATCGACTTTGATTCTTTGAAAGAAGTGGGAGCCATGATGGGCTCAGGAGGGTTGATTGTTTTGGATGAATCGGACTGCATGGTTGACATTGCTCACTATTTTTTATCGTTTACACAGGAAGAATCATGCGGACGATGCACATTCTGTAGAATTGGAACGCAGCGCATGTTGGAAATTCTAGCAAAAATCAAGACAGGAAAAGGAAAATTGAGTGACTTGGATTTGCTGGAACAGTTGGCAATCAACACTCAAAAAGGAAGTATTTGTGGATTGGGAAGAACAGCTCCAAATCCTGTGTTGTCAACCTTAAAGTATTTCCGACACGAATACGAAGCACATATCAATGGCAAATGCCCGTCTGGCAAATGCGAGGAGTTAATTCGCTACGAAATAAACAACAATTGCACGGGTTGTACCAAATGTGCGCAACGCTGTCCGGTAGATGCGATTGAAGCAAAACCTTACGAATTGCATGAGGTTGATAATGAATTGTGCATTAAATGCGATATCTGTAAACAAATTTGTCCGGTGGATGCCGTGGAAATAAAATAA
- a CDS encoding PQQ-binding-like beta-propeller repeat protein: MTNKFKINRTNLSLWKGIAMVAGTFSFVICMLVLVNYIQINRIDPVNTEVINSLVDRLNKNPNDDQLREQIREMDLLVRKAYFTNQWQVKAGGYLFLFGIIVTAIALQLFYAGKRQLPQISKEEEENIILFREKARKWIVVGGFGMVGITMIFAFLTHKELGNQFTEAAKIAKAEKTENTQSDVPVVEVVGKEEIAGPVVEEKVAEEFKEETPKEETLVSVAKKEEVAVEKAKTNSYKGTYPTKEMMANFPSFRGPAGNGIAFQKNIPNEWDGASGKNILWKQPVPIHAYNSPVIWGNKLFLSGANATSREVYCYDRNNGKLLWTAKADQIPGSPANPPEVTPDTGHAASTVTTDGNSVFAIFSNGDLIAVDMNGKKQWAKNLGVPDNHYGHSSSLIVFEDKLIVQYDQKKNSKVMALSTSSGEEVWSTARKVRVSWASPVIVQNGDQVEILLAADPFIASYDAQTGKELWKLDCITGEVGPSVAYANGIVFALNEYASLVAIKPGAKPEILWEAYDYLSDVPSPIAYKDLLFVVTSYGAVVCYNAKAGEILWEKEFDGGFYASPILADGKIYLMDRKGVMHIFKADKEYVELATSSLGEKSDASPAFADGRVYIRGEKNLYCIGK, encoded by the coding sequence ATGACTAACAAATTTAAAATAAATCGTACCAACCTATCCCTGTGGAAAGGCATTGCAATGGTGGCGGGAACTTTCTCCTTCGTAATTTGCATGTTGGTTTTGGTGAATTACATTCAGATTAATAGAATTGATCCGGTAAATACCGAAGTGATTAATAGTTTGGTTGATCGTTTGAATAAAAATCCTAATGATGATCAACTGCGGGAGCAAATCCGTGAAATGGATTTGTTGGTCCGTAAAGCCTATTTCACAAATCAGTGGCAGGTAAAAGCCGGAGGATATTTATTTCTGTTTGGCATTATTGTAACAGCCATTGCTTTGCAGTTATTTTATGCAGGCAAGCGACAGTTACCTCAGATATCTAAAGAGGAAGAAGAGAATATCATTCTATTTCGAGAAAAAGCAAGGAAATGGATTGTGGTTGGTGGTTTTGGAATGGTCGGAATCACTATGATATTTGCGTTTTTAACACATAAAGAGTTAGGAAATCAATTTACTGAAGCCGCTAAAATTGCCAAAGCTGAAAAAACGGAAAATACACAATCAGATGTTCCGGTTGTTGAGGTTGTTGGAAAAGAAGAGATCGCTGGGCCTGTGGTTGAAGAAAAAGTTGCAGAAGAGTTTAAGGAAGAGACTCCAAAAGAGGAAACTCTGGTTTCGGTTGCTAAGAAGGAAGAAGTCGCCGTTGAAAAGGCGAAAACCAATTCATACAAAGGAACATATCCAACGAAAGAGATGATGGCAAACTTTCCATCTTTTCGCGGACCAGCAGGAAATGGTATTGCATTTCAAAAGAACATTCCAAATGAATGGGATGGAGCTAGTGGGAAAAATATCTTGTGGAAACAGCCTGTTCCTATTCATGCTTATAATTCACCTGTAATTTGGGGAAACAAATTGTTCCTTTCCGGAGCAAATGCAACAAGTCGTGAAGTTTATTGCTACGATAGAAACAACGGTAAATTACTTTGGACAGCTAAAGCGGATCAAATTCCAGGATCCCCGGCAAATCCACCGGAAGTTACTCCGGATACGGGTCATGCGGCATCGACGGTAACAACAGATGGAAATTCAGTTTTTGCCATATTCTCAAATGGTGATCTCATCGCAGTAGATATGAATGGAAAAAAGCAGTGGGCAAAGAATTTAGGTGTCCCTGATAATCATTACGGGCATTCGTCATCTTTGATTGTTTTTGAAGACAAGCTGATTGTTCAGTACGATCAAAAAAAGAATTCAAAAGTAATGGCTTTGTCAACATCAAGTGGAGAAGAAGTATGGAGTACTGCACGTAAAGTAAGAGTTTCATGGGCATCGCCTGTGATTGTTCAAAACGGAGATCAGGTTGAGATATTATTAGCGGCGGATCCCTTCATTGCATCCTACGATGCACAAACAGGAAAGGAATTGTGGAAATTAGATTGCATTACCGGCGAGGTTGGTCCTTCGGTAGCTTATGCGAATGGAATCGTATTTGCCTTAAACGAATATGCCAGTTTGGTTGCCATTAAACCAGGAGCAAAACCTGAAATTTTATGGGAAGCGTACGATTATCTTTCAGATGTTCCAAGCCCGATCGCTTACAAGGATTTATTGTTTGTGGTGACCAGTTATGGTGCGGTGGTCTGCTACAATGCAAAAGCAGGAGAAATACTTTGGGAAAAGGAGTTTGACGGAGGTTTTTATGCATCGCCAATTTTGGCCGATGGCAAAATATATTTGATGGACCGGAAAGGTGTAATGCACATTTTTAAGGCTGATAAAGAATATGTGGAACTTGCAACATCATCCTTGGGAGAAAAATCAGATGCATCACCAGCTTTTGCAGATGGCAGAGTGTACATCAGGGGTGAGAAAAATCTTTATTGCATAGGAAAATAG
- a CDS encoding ABC transporter ATP-binding protein yields MIIELKNITKYYQNAGSTEKRIILDDLSLAIEKGESIAIVGPSGSGKSTLLNVISSLDTANSGSVIFDGEDLSKKNEKELANFRNQNLGFVFQSHHLLPQLNLIENVLLPFIPVKDKKQKQEAEKRALELLDFVGLSELIYQRPGQMSGGECQRTAVVRALIHQPNLLLADEPTGSLDKKAAEQLGDLLVSINEKQGVSLVIVTHSMDLAKKMKKIYQLEDGKLHLST; encoded by the coding sequence ATGATTATAGAACTAAAGAACATCACCAAATATTACCAAAACGCTGGCAGTACTGAGAAAAGAATCATATTGGATGATCTTTCTCTGGCTATCGAAAAGGGAGAATCTATCGCCATTGTTGGTCCATCCGGCTCGGGTAAAAGTACATTGCTGAATGTGATTAGTTCTTTGGATACAGCCAATTCGGGCAGTGTAATTTTCGACGGGGAAGATTTATCGAAGAAAAATGAGAAGGAATTGGCCAACTTTCGCAATCAGAATCTGGGTTTTGTTTTTCAGTCGCATCACTTACTGCCTCAGTTGAATCTGATTGAGAATGTTTTGCTGCCTTTTATCCCCGTAAAGGATAAAAAGCAGAAGCAGGAAGCTGAAAAAAGGGCCTTGGAGCTTTTGGATTTTGTTGGATTATCGGAATTGATTTACCAGCGTCCGGGACAAATGTCGGGCGGAGAGTGTCAGCGCACAGCAGTGGTTCGTGCCTTAATTCATCAGCCAAATCTGCTTCTTGCCGATGAACCAACCGGTTCGCTGGATAAAAAAGCGGCAGAGCAATTGGGCGATTTATTGGTGAGTATCAACGAGAAACAAGGTGTTTCGCTAGTTATAGTAACTCACTCTATGGATTTGGCCAAAAAGATGAAGAAGATTTATCAATTGGAAGATGGAAAACTTCATTTGAGCACTTAG
- a CDS encoding PQQ-binding-like beta-propeller repeat protein: MKKFSHLISRISHLVRRRVNSIILLLLLILSASISSYSQNKHNWLSFRGNSSLTGITDANVPKAPKLLWSYKTGDAIKSSPVISNGNIFVGSNDGKLYAISKTGELKWKFDAKTSVEASPLYLDGSVYFGSLEGIFYCLNATGGELRWKYATDGQISGSATWFCDKLSKQKKILFGSYDFNLHCVDAKSGQLQWKYESDNYINGAASCNGEIAVFGGCDGFLHQVDVKTGKAKNKLDIATYIASSVALDGNQAYFGNHDGEFFCVDYAKNQVKWKKEGAVSYLASPSVSADQVIIGAENRQVYCFDKENGNIQWQFQTKNKIEASPVIAGNSVVIGSGDGRIYVLDRKTGQQIWSYEIGRAIVGTPAVVEGMIVVACMDGSIYAFGEK; encoded by the coding sequence ATGAAGAAATTTTCACATCTCATATCTCGCATCTCACATCTTGTCAGGCGACGAGTCAATTCAATAATACTTCTGCTGTTATTGATTTTATCTGCATCAATTTCATCTTATAGTCAAAACAAACACAATTGGCTCTCGTTTCGTGGCAATTCAAGCCTTACGGGGATTACAGATGCCAATGTTCCAAAAGCACCCAAACTACTTTGGTCATATAAAACAGGCGATGCCATTAAATCATCACCCGTTATTAGCAATGGGAACATATTTGTTGGTTCTAATGATGGGAAATTGTACGCAATTTCGAAAACAGGTGAACTAAAATGGAAGTTCGATGCCAAAACATCGGTGGAAGCCTCGCCATTATATTTGGATGGAAGCGTGTATTTCGGATCATTGGAAGGAATTTTTTACTGCTTGAATGCCACTGGTGGGGAGCTGAGATGGAAGTACGCCACCGATGGTCAGATTTCGGGATCAGCCACTTGGTTCTGCGATAAATTGAGTAAACAGAAGAAGATTTTATTCGGAAGCTACGACTTTAATCTGCATTGTGTTGATGCAAAATCAGGCCAACTGCAATGGAAGTATGAATCTGATAATTACATCAATGGTGCTGCGTCCTGCAATGGTGAAATTGCCGTGTTTGGTGGTTGCGATGGTTTTCTGCATCAAGTGGATGTGAAAACCGGAAAGGCGAAAAACAAATTGGATATTGCCACCTACATCGCCTCATCGGTTGCGTTGGATGGGAATCAGGCTTATTTCGGAAATCACGATGGCGAATTTTTCTGTGTGGATTACGCTAAAAATCAGGTGAAATGGAAGAAAGAGGGAGCGGTTTCCTATTTGGCTTCTCCTTCGGTCTCGGCCGATCAGGTAATTATTGGCGCTGAAAACCGGCAGGTTTACTGTTTCGATAAAGAAAACGGGAACATTCAATGGCAATTCCAAACCAAAAATAAAATAGAAGCGTCGCCTGTAATTGCTGGTAATTCGGTAGTTATAGGCTCAGGAGATGGCCGAATATATGTATTGGATCGGAAAACCGGTCAGCAAATCTGGTCCTACGAAATCGGCAGAGCCATTGTTGGAACGCCTGCTGTGGTGGAAGGGATGATTGTTGTTGCCTGCATGGATGGAAGCATTTATGCTTTTGGTGAAAAATAA